DNA sequence from the Aliidongia dinghuensis genome:
AGCAACGTTCCTGTCTCCAGAATTTATGATCCCTTTCGTTACCATTGTTCGGTCATATCGGCGAGATAAAGTTGACTTTGACTTTTTGATTCCGGAAGAGCAGAAGGCGGCCGCACTAATGAGTAATACGAATTGGGCTCATTTGGTCTCGCCTGAACGATATGACTCTAAGGCCGAGAGAAATATCAAACACCTGTCCGCGCGCCAATATCTCACATCCGAGGAGCATCATGACGCGGTTGATGCAAGCTTAGAAGTCATTCTTAATAGCCTGCCAGGCATGGATCGGTCTCGATTAAAGGCACTTGAATGGGCTTTGAATGAGATTACCGATAATGTTCTCAATCATGCAGAGTCTCCCGTTGGAGGCGTAATGCAGGTGATGACATTTCCGAAGCGACGGCGAGCGGAATTCTTTGTCTGCGATGCGGGCGTGACCATCCCCCGCAGCCTTCGTTCTGGGCGACCCGATCTCAGGGATGACACATCTGCTCTTCGGGCTGCGATCGAAGAAGGGGTTACGCGGAATACAAAAACAAATCAAGGGAACGGGCTGTTCGGTACCTTTAAGTGTTGTGAGGTTAGTGGCGGAGAGTTCGACGTTATCTCAG
Encoded proteins:
- a CDS encoding STAS-like domain-containing protein; amino-acid sequence: MYSEGNHLYFVGKVSGEPLSTMAALHNLIKKQGYTDITIDFRKATFLSPEFMIPFVTIVRSYRRDKVDFDFLIPEEQKAAALMSNTNWAHLVSPERYDSKAERNIKHLSARQYLTSEEHHDAVDASLEVILNSLPGMDRSRLKALEWALNEITDNVLNHAESPVGGVMQVMTFPKRRRAEFFVCDAGVTIPRSLRSGRPDLRDDTSALRAAIEEGVTRNTKTNQGNGLFGTFKCCEVSGGEFDVISGGVTLRHRPGELSVVKTTIPFPGTYVRASIGYDYDRLLEEALVFRGRAHNPSFDYIERVYQPGGEYISFSVNQELRAFGSREAGQYARTKVENLMDRFSTPVEFDFSDIRLISSSFADEVFGKLFEILGPIRFGQLCRFKNIDVTVQGLIDRAIAQRMSS